From Medicago truncatula cultivar Jemalong A17 chromosome 7, MtrunA17r5.0-ANR, whole genome shotgun sequence, a single genomic window includes:
- the LOC11429184 gene encoding chaperone protein ClpB3, chloroplastic isoform X1 yields the protein MASTTSFSLPYSTPISFNRRNSAIYFSHHHRVSLSFSAKRVSLKSSLPLNQRRFLANGICRTQTNSKRFSVRCEASSTGTGRITQQEFTEMAWQAIVSSPEVAKENKHQIVETEHLMKALLEQKNGLARRIFTKVGVDNTQLLEATDKFIQRQPKVIGESAGSMLGRDLEGLIQRARDFQKEYGDSFVSVEHLVLGFIQDQRFGKQLFKDFQISQQGLKSAIESIRGRQSVIDQDPEGKYEALEKYGKDLTAMAKAGKLDPVIGRDDEIRRCIQILSRRTKNNPVLIGEPGVGKTAISEGLAQRIVQGDVPQALMNRRLISLDMGALIAGAKYRGEFEDRLKAVLKEVTESDGQTILFIDEIHTVVGAGATNGAMDAGNLLKPMLGRGELRCIGATTLDEYRKYIEKDPALERRFQQVYVDQPTVEDTISILRGLRERYELHHGVRISDSALVEAAILSDRYISGRFLPDKAIDLVDEAAAKLKMEITSKPTALDEINRSVLKLEMERLSLTNDTDKASKDRLSRLEAELSLLKHKQAELTEQWEHEKSVMTRLQSIKEEIDRVNLEIQQAEREYDLNRAAELKYGSLNSLQRQLESAEKELDEYMNSGKSMLREEVTGSDIAEIVSKWTGIPVSKLQQSEREKLLYLEEVLHKRVVGQDPAVKAVAEAIQRSRAGLSDPHRPIASFMFMGPTGVGKTELAKTLASYMFNTEEALVRIDMSEYMEKHAVSRLIGAPPGYVGYEEGGQLTETVRRRPYAVILFDEIEKAHSDVFNVFLQILDDGRVTDSQGRTVSFTNTVIIMTSNVGSQYILNTDDDTAPKELAYETIKQRVMDAARSIFRPEFMNRVDEYIVFQPLDRDQISSIVRLQLERVQKRITDRKMKIQVTDAAIQLLGSLGYDPNYGARPVKRVIQQNVENELAKGILRGEFKDEDTILVDTELTALANNQLPQQKLVFRKIEVDSRSTPQESLEHSSQAP from the exons ATGGCTTCAACGACGTCGTTTTCTCTTCCCTATTCAACTCCCATTTCCTTCAACAGAAGAAACAGTgctatatatttttctcatcatcaccgtgtttctctctctttctccgCTAAACGCGTTTCACTCAAATCATCACTTCCATTAAATCAAAGACGGTTTCTAGCAAATGGAATTTGCAGAACTCAAACAAATTCGAAGCGTTTCTCTGTTCGTTGTGAAGCTTCTTCAACTGGCACTGGAAGG ATTACACAGCAAGAGTTCACAGAGATGGCTTGGCAGGCGATAGTTTCATCGCCGGAGGTGGCCAAAGAGAACAAACATCAGATTGTGGAGACGGAGCACTTGATGAAGGCTTTGTTGGAGCAGAAGAATGGTCTTGCTCGCAGGATCTTTACCAAGGTTGGAGTGGACAATACTCAGCTTCTAGAAGCTACTGATAAGTTCATTCAGCGGCAACCCAAG GTTATAGGGGAATCAGCTGGTTCAATGTTGGGGCGCGATTTGGAGGGATTGATTCAGAGAGCCAGGGACTTCCAGAAAGAATATGGGGATTCATTTGTTTCTGTTGAGCACTTAGTTCTTGGTTTTATCCAGGACCAACGATTCGGGAAGCAACTCTTTAAAGATTTTCAGATATCTCAGCAGGGTCTAAAATCTGCAATAGAGTCCATTAGGGGACGCCAGTCAGTAATTGACCAAG atcCTGAAGGGAAGTATGAAGCATTGGAAAAATACGGGAAAGATTTGACAGCAATGGCTAAAGCAGGAAAGCTTGATCCAGTTATAGGAAGAGATGATGAAATACGCAGGTGCATTCAAATTCTCTCCAGGAGAACAAAGAACAATCCCGTGCTGATTGGTGAGCCTGGTGTTGGAAAGACTGCAATTTCTGAAGG ACTTGCTCAGAGAATCGTGCAAGGAGATGTTCCTCAAGCTTTGATGAACCGTAGG CTTATATCCCTTGATATGGGTGCACTTATTGCTGGAGCAAAATACCGGGGAGAATTCGAAGATAGGCTGAAAGCTGTTCTTAAAGAAGTAACAGAATCTGATGGTCAAACTATCCTTTTCATTGATGAGATTCATACAGTTGTTGGGGCAG GTGCTACAAACGGTGCTATGGATGCTGGTAATCTCTTAAAGCCTATGCTCGGCAGAGGAGAGCTGCGATGCATTGGTGCAACAACACTTGATGAGTATCGGAAGTATATCGAGAAGGATCCAGCACTAGAGCGTCGTTTCCAACAAGTTTATGTTGACCAACCAACTGTTGAAGATACCATTTCAATACTAAGGGGACTGCGGGAAAGGTATGAACTGCATCATGGAGTCCGAATTTCTGATAGTGCACTTGTGGAAGCTGCAATTCTCTCGGATCGATATATCAGTGGAAGATTTTTGCCTGACAAAG CTATTGATTTGGTTGATGAGGCGGCTGCCAAATTGAAAATGGAGATCACTTCAAAACCTACTGCACTTGATGAGATCAACCGGTCGGTCCTGAAACTAGAGATGGAGAGACTCTCTCTGACGAATGATACAGACAAGGCTTCTAAAGATAGGTTAAGTCGTCTCGAGGCTGAGCTCTCTCTGTTAAAACATAAACAGGCTGAGCTGACTGAACAGTGGGAGCATGAAAAGTCAGTAATGACTCGACTTCAATCAATCAAAGAAGAG ATCGACAGAGTGAACCTTGAGATCCAACAGGCTGAGCGGGAGTATGATCTGAACCGCGCTGCTGAATTAAAGTATGGAAGCCTTAACTCATTGCAACGACAACTTGAGAGTGCGGAGAAAGAGTTAGATGAATATATGAACTCTGGGAAGTCTATGCTAAGAGAGGAAGTAACAGGGAGTGATATAGCTGAAATTGTAAGCAAGTGGACCGGTATTCCTGTTTCAAAACTTCAACAATCAGAGAGGGAGAAATTGTTGTATTTAGAGGAAGTACTTCATAAGCGTGTTGTAGGTCAAGATCCTGCCGTTAAAGCAGTAGCCGAGGCTATCCAACGTTCAAGAGCAGGTCTTTCAGATCCTCATCGTCCAATTGCTAGCTTCATGTTTATGGGGCCTACAGGTGTAGGAAAAACCGAGTTGGCTAAGACACTGGCTTCATACATGTTCAATACAGAAGAAGCACTTGTAAGAATTGATATGAGTGAGTACATGGAAAAGCATGCAGTTTCAAGATTGATCGGGGCACCACCTGGATATGTTGGGTACGAAGAGGGGGGACAGCTTACCGAGACAGTTCGCCGCAGACCTTATgctgttattttatttgatgagaTTGAGAAGGCACATTCGGATGTCTTCAACGTATTCCTTCAAATTTTAGATGATGGAAGAGTAACCGACTCACAAGGTCGAACAGTAAGTTTTACCAATACTGTTATCATTATGACCTCAAATGTTGGATCACAGTACATTCTAAACACGGATGATGACACGGCGCCTAAGGAATTAGCCTATGAAACCATAAAGCAGCGGGTAATGGATGCTGCAAGATCCATCTTTCGTCCCGAGTTTATGAATAGAGTTGATGAATATATTGTCTTCCAGCCTCTCGACCGTGATCAAATTAGTAGCATTGTCAGGTTACAG TTGGAGCGTGTGCAGAAGAGAATTACAGATCGCAAGATGAAAATCCAGGTGACAGATGCTGCCATCCAACTTCTTGGAAGCTTAGGATATGACCCTAACTACGGAGCTAGGCCAGTCAAAAGAGTGATTCAGCAAAATGTGGAGAATGAACTTGCCAAGGGTATTCTGAGAGGAGAATTTAAAGATGAGGACACAATCTTAGTAGACACAGAACTCACAGCATTAGCCAACAATCAACTTCCACAGCAAAAGCTAGTTTTTAGGAAGATTGAAGTTGATTCACGATCTACACCGCAAGAAAGCCTGGAACATTCTTCACAAGCTCCCTGA
- the LOC11429184 gene encoding chaperone protein ClpB3, chloroplastic isoform X2 yields MLGLGVLMQWQITQQEFTEMAWQAIVSSPEVAKENKHQIVETEHLMKALLEQKNGLARRIFTKVGVDNTQLLEATDKFIQRQPKVIGESAGSMLGRDLEGLIQRARDFQKEYGDSFVSVEHLVLGFIQDQRFGKQLFKDFQISQQGLKSAIESIRGRQSVIDQDPEGKYEALEKYGKDLTAMAKAGKLDPVIGRDDEIRRCIQILSRRTKNNPVLIGEPGVGKTAISEGLAQRIVQGDVPQALMNRRLISLDMGALIAGAKYRGEFEDRLKAVLKEVTESDGQTILFIDEIHTVVGAGATNGAMDAGNLLKPMLGRGELRCIGATTLDEYRKYIEKDPALERRFQQVYVDQPTVEDTISILRGLRERYELHHGVRISDSALVEAAILSDRYISGRFLPDKAIDLVDEAAAKLKMEITSKPTALDEINRSVLKLEMERLSLTNDTDKASKDRLSRLEAELSLLKHKQAELTEQWEHEKSVMTRLQSIKEEIDRVNLEIQQAEREYDLNRAAELKYGSLNSLQRQLESAEKELDEYMNSGKSMLREEVTGSDIAEIVSKWTGIPVSKLQQSEREKLLYLEEVLHKRVVGQDPAVKAVAEAIQRSRAGLSDPHRPIASFMFMGPTGVGKTELAKTLASYMFNTEEALVRIDMSEYMEKHAVSRLIGAPPGYVGYEEGGQLTETVRRRPYAVILFDEIEKAHSDVFNVFLQILDDGRVTDSQGRTVSFTNTVIIMTSNVGSQYILNTDDDTAPKELAYETIKQRVMDAARSIFRPEFMNRVDEYIVFQPLDRDQISSIVRLQLERVQKRITDRKMKIQVTDAAIQLLGSLGYDPNYGARPVKRVIQQNVENELAKGILRGEFKDEDTILVDTELTALANNQLPQQKLVFRKIEVDSRSTPQESLEHSSQAP; encoded by the exons ATGTTGGGACTTGGGGTTTTGATGCAATGGCAGATTACACAGCAAGAGTTCACAGAGATGGCTTGGCAGGCGATAGTTTCATCGCCGGAGGTGGCCAAAGAGAACAAACATCAGATTGTGGAGACGGAGCACTTGATGAAGGCTTTGTTGGAGCAGAAGAATGGTCTTGCTCGCAGGATCTTTACCAAGGTTGGAGTGGACAATACTCAGCTTCTAGAAGCTACTGATAAGTTCATTCAGCGGCAACCCAAG GTTATAGGGGAATCAGCTGGTTCAATGTTGGGGCGCGATTTGGAGGGATTGATTCAGAGAGCCAGGGACTTCCAGAAAGAATATGGGGATTCATTTGTTTCTGTTGAGCACTTAGTTCTTGGTTTTATCCAGGACCAACGATTCGGGAAGCAACTCTTTAAAGATTTTCAGATATCTCAGCAGGGTCTAAAATCTGCAATAGAGTCCATTAGGGGACGCCAGTCAGTAATTGACCAAG atcCTGAAGGGAAGTATGAAGCATTGGAAAAATACGGGAAAGATTTGACAGCAATGGCTAAAGCAGGAAAGCTTGATCCAGTTATAGGAAGAGATGATGAAATACGCAGGTGCATTCAAATTCTCTCCAGGAGAACAAAGAACAATCCCGTGCTGATTGGTGAGCCTGGTGTTGGAAAGACTGCAATTTCTGAAGG ACTTGCTCAGAGAATCGTGCAAGGAGATGTTCCTCAAGCTTTGATGAACCGTAGG CTTATATCCCTTGATATGGGTGCACTTATTGCTGGAGCAAAATACCGGGGAGAATTCGAAGATAGGCTGAAAGCTGTTCTTAAAGAAGTAACAGAATCTGATGGTCAAACTATCCTTTTCATTGATGAGATTCATACAGTTGTTGGGGCAG GTGCTACAAACGGTGCTATGGATGCTGGTAATCTCTTAAAGCCTATGCTCGGCAGAGGAGAGCTGCGATGCATTGGTGCAACAACACTTGATGAGTATCGGAAGTATATCGAGAAGGATCCAGCACTAGAGCGTCGTTTCCAACAAGTTTATGTTGACCAACCAACTGTTGAAGATACCATTTCAATACTAAGGGGACTGCGGGAAAGGTATGAACTGCATCATGGAGTCCGAATTTCTGATAGTGCACTTGTGGAAGCTGCAATTCTCTCGGATCGATATATCAGTGGAAGATTTTTGCCTGACAAAG CTATTGATTTGGTTGATGAGGCGGCTGCCAAATTGAAAATGGAGATCACTTCAAAACCTACTGCACTTGATGAGATCAACCGGTCGGTCCTGAAACTAGAGATGGAGAGACTCTCTCTGACGAATGATACAGACAAGGCTTCTAAAGATAGGTTAAGTCGTCTCGAGGCTGAGCTCTCTCTGTTAAAACATAAACAGGCTGAGCTGACTGAACAGTGGGAGCATGAAAAGTCAGTAATGACTCGACTTCAATCAATCAAAGAAGAG ATCGACAGAGTGAACCTTGAGATCCAACAGGCTGAGCGGGAGTATGATCTGAACCGCGCTGCTGAATTAAAGTATGGAAGCCTTAACTCATTGCAACGACAACTTGAGAGTGCGGAGAAAGAGTTAGATGAATATATGAACTCTGGGAAGTCTATGCTAAGAGAGGAAGTAACAGGGAGTGATATAGCTGAAATTGTAAGCAAGTGGACCGGTATTCCTGTTTCAAAACTTCAACAATCAGAGAGGGAGAAATTGTTGTATTTAGAGGAAGTACTTCATAAGCGTGTTGTAGGTCAAGATCCTGCCGTTAAAGCAGTAGCCGAGGCTATCCAACGTTCAAGAGCAGGTCTTTCAGATCCTCATCGTCCAATTGCTAGCTTCATGTTTATGGGGCCTACAGGTGTAGGAAAAACCGAGTTGGCTAAGACACTGGCTTCATACATGTTCAATACAGAAGAAGCACTTGTAAGAATTGATATGAGTGAGTACATGGAAAAGCATGCAGTTTCAAGATTGATCGGGGCACCACCTGGATATGTTGGGTACGAAGAGGGGGGACAGCTTACCGAGACAGTTCGCCGCAGACCTTATgctgttattttatttgatgagaTTGAGAAGGCACATTCGGATGTCTTCAACGTATTCCTTCAAATTTTAGATGATGGAAGAGTAACCGACTCACAAGGTCGAACAGTAAGTTTTACCAATACTGTTATCATTATGACCTCAAATGTTGGATCACAGTACATTCTAAACACGGATGATGACACGGCGCCTAAGGAATTAGCCTATGAAACCATAAAGCAGCGGGTAATGGATGCTGCAAGATCCATCTTTCGTCCCGAGTTTATGAATAGAGTTGATGAATATATTGTCTTCCAGCCTCTCGACCGTGATCAAATTAGTAGCATTGTCAGGTTACAG TTGGAGCGTGTGCAGAAGAGAATTACAGATCGCAAGATGAAAATCCAGGTGACAGATGCTGCCATCCAACTTCTTGGAAGCTTAGGATATGACCCTAACTACGGAGCTAGGCCAGTCAAAAGAGTGATTCAGCAAAATGTGGAGAATGAACTTGCCAAGGGTATTCTGAGAGGAGAATTTAAAGATGAGGACACAATCTTAGTAGACACAGAACTCACAGCATTAGCCAACAATCAACTTCCACAGCAAAAGCTAGTTTTTAGGAAGATTGAAGTTGATTCACGATCTACACCGCAAGAAAGCCTGGAACATTCTTCACAAGCTCCCTGA